The following are encoded together in the Planococcus antarcticus DSM 14505 genome:
- a CDS encoding transposase, with the protein MTQKRRAFSAKFKKQVVALHAGGKSLADIVREYDLTASALDRWIAQSNQTGSFEEKDNRSPLEAELLVYKKRNKQLEMEVDM; encoded by the coding sequence ATGACCCAAAAGAGACGCGCATTTTCTGCAAAATTCAAAAAACAGGTGGTTGCACTGCATGCAGGTGGAAAAAGCCTGGCAGATATTGTTCGAGAATATGACCTAACGGCTTCCGCACTCGATCGATGGATTGCCCAATCCAATCAAACGGGTTCATTCGAAGAGAAGGACAATCGAAGCCCACTGGAGGCAGAATTACTTGTCTATAAGAAACGAAACAAACAGTTGGAGATGGAAGTGGATATGTGA
- a CDS encoding PAS domain S-box protein, protein MNYFSEKIGQDILTSTALFDLIKDLVFLMEKDHETFRYVYANPSAFKILHLPKTVIGSRIEDVMSPEQAQILIQNYREVHSTQNPVEFIQRIEVESGELIGETVLNPILTENGHCKYILAIVRDVTERERKEQELQETKRELEKDRKRLNSLVENNGNAIFECDQEGNFVSINKMVTEMTGLGEQDLLGTSYMSLIVEEYLEDTISHFEKASNGNTDEFETSIYTSNGQKALFLVNTTPIIVDEIITGVYAIAKEITEQKKLERLLQESEQWYKSLFDNHPHGIFTYDKNGNLTSGNAGAENITGYSMEELAGKLFMRMIVPQDIEKMRDHFYKAIEEKQPGRYELAFHHKNGQQIELQVINIPIIVDEQLVGIHGIVTDVTEINRAQKALIETKEKLEVFWENTTDPVFFINTRGEIMKVNPAFEETFGYSEEEMMNQKGSIVPQYMKADPLAIVKRLKKGETVNSHETMRITKSGELVNIISSYTPVRDENREIIGATIFYKNVTELKKTEKELQKSQEKYKLITESAFDVITLINSSGLIEYVSPSNEKILGYPDTAYIGNPFTTNVHPEDAVGLIETVTSLMDGDKPATIEVRFLHQDGHSIWMEVFPTPVIENGKVNQLLTIARDITERKRLQDKIAKMAFYDHLSGIPNRRTFDDRLQKAIYQATRSGRKVAILMLDGRKFKQINDQFGHDAGDAVIKEMANRLQACVRPIDTAARLGGDEMGVILPELDSLEVAEDTAKRILKSYREPFNFNGFEIKIGAGIGISLYPDDSVNEKQLMKYADMALYEAKKSDQDEYSIYK, encoded by the coding sequence ATGAACTACTTTTCAGAAAAGATAGGACAAGACATTTTAACATCTACTGCTCTTTTTGATTTGATAAAAGACTTGGTTTTTTTGATGGAGAAAGATCACGAGACGTTTCGTTACGTTTACGCAAATCCGTCCGCATTCAAAATTCTGCACCTTCCAAAGACGGTGATTGGAAGCCGAATAGAAGACGTGATGTCACCAGAACAAGCTCAGATACTGATCCAGAATTACCGCGAAGTTCACTCTACACAAAACCCGGTTGAATTCATCCAAAGGATAGAAGTTGAAAGCGGAGAACTCATTGGAGAAACCGTGCTAAATCCTATCCTGACAGAAAACGGCCATTGCAAATATATTTTAGCCATCGTAAGGGATGTAACCGAAAGAGAGCGGAAAGAGCAAGAACTTCAAGAGACGAAAAGAGAATTAGAAAAAGATCGAAAAAGGTTGAATTCCCTTGTAGAAAACAATGGAAATGCTATTTTTGAGTGCGACCAAGAAGGAAATTTCGTCAGTATAAATAAAATGGTTACTGAAATGACTGGTTTGGGTGAACAAGATCTTCTCGGCACGTCTTACATGTCACTAATTGTTGAAGAATATCTAGAGGATACTATTTCGCATTTTGAAAAGGCTTCAAATGGTAATACCGATGAATTCGAAACGTCCATCTACACGAGTAACGGTCAGAAGGCTCTATTCCTTGTGAATACGACGCCTATTATTGTTGATGAAATAATAACAGGCGTTTATGCAATTGCCAAAGAAATTACCGAACAGAAAAAACTGGAACGCCTTTTACAAGAAAGTGAGCAGTGGTATAAATCGTTATTCGACAACCATCCGCATGGAATTTTCACTTACGATAAGAACGGCAACTTAACAAGTGGAAATGCTGGGGCAGAAAACATTACAGGTTATTCCATGGAAGAATTAGCAGGGAAATTGTTTATGCGAATGATTGTACCCCAAGACATTGAAAAAATGAGGGATCACTTTTATAAAGCGATCGAGGAAAAACAGCCTGGGCGTTATGAATTGGCATTCCATCACAAAAACGGCCAACAAATCGAGCTTCAGGTGATCAATATCCCCATCATTGTGGATGAACAATTGGTGGGGATACATGGCATTGTGACAGATGTCACCGAAATAAACCGAGCACAAAAGGCTTTGATTGAAACAAAAGAAAAACTTGAAGTTTTTTGGGAAAATACCACAGACCCTGTCTTTTTTATCAACACAAGAGGAGAAATAATGAAAGTCAACCCCGCATTTGAAGAAACGTTCGGATACTCAGAAGAAGAAATGATGAATCAGAAAGGTTCTATCGTCCCACAGTATATGAAAGCTGATCCCTTAGCCATTGTGAAGAGACTCAAAAAAGGCGAGACCGTGAATTCGCACGAAACCATGCGTATAACCAAGAGTGGAGAACTAGTAAATATCATTTCGTCCTATACCCCTGTTCGAGATGAAAATCGAGAAATCATTGGGGCCACCATTTTTTACAAAAATGTGACCGAGCTTAAAAAAACGGAAAAAGAACTGCAAAAAAGCCAAGAGAAATACAAGCTGATTACGGAAAGCGCTTTTGATGTCATTACGCTGATTAACTCCTCGGGTCTGATTGAATACGTGTCTCCTTCAAATGAGAAGATTCTGGGATATCCGGATACAGCCTATATTGGAAATCCCTTTACCACAAACGTACATCCTGAAGATGCAGTTGGTTTAATTGAAACTGTTACTTCCCTTATGGATGGAGATAAACCGGCCACTATTGAAGTCCGATTTCTTCATCAAGACGGCCATTCTATCTGGATGGAAGTTTTCCCTACCCCTGTCATAGAGAATGGAAAAGTGAACCAATTACTGACCATTGCCAGGGATATTACCGAAAGAAAACGGCTCCAGGACAAAATTGCAAAAATGGCCTTCTATGACCATTTGTCGGGAATACCAAACCGGCGCACTTTTGATGACAGACTGCAAAAGGCCATTTATCAAGCAACCCGTTCTGGCAGGAAAGTAGCGATTTTAATGTTGGATGGACGAAAATTCAAACAGATCAACGATCAGTTCGGCCATGATGCAGGAGACGCTGTGATCAAGGAAATGGCTAACCGGCTGCAAGCCTGTGTTCGTCCTATTGATACAGCAGCACGGTTAGGCGGCGATGAAATGGGGGTTATTTTGCCTGAACTTGATTCGTTGGAAGTGGCCGAAGACACGGCAAAACGGATTCTGAAGTCGTATAGAGAGCCTTTCAACTTTAATGGATTTGAAATCAAAATAGGGGCAGGAATCGGGATTTCTCTTTATCCAGATGACTCTGTCAATGAAAAACAGCTGATGAAATACGCCGATATGGCTCTATATGAAGCCAAGAAATCTGATCAGGACGAGTACAGCATTTATAAGTAG
- the dcd gene encoding dCTP deaminase, whose product MILSNQSIKKKIQDHELEITPITNAQYQPASVDLRLGNHFLSLDESSVAHLSLEKAAAYKEVFEERILIPPHGFILGTTLEWIKLPKNVTAFVEGRSSIGRLGLFIQNAGWVDPGFEGNITLELYNANQVPIELIAGRRICQIVLAELDQEGPAYNGKYFGQNRALESKIHLDEELK is encoded by the coding sequence ATGATTCTTTCCAATCAATCGATAAAAAAGAAAATACAGGATCATGAGCTTGAAATCACACCTATTACCAATGCCCAGTATCAACCGGCTTCAGTGGACCTTCGTTTAGGCAATCATTTTTTGAGCCTGGACGAATCATCTGTTGCTCATCTTTCGCTTGAAAAAGCAGCTGCCTATAAAGAAGTTTTCGAAGAGAGAATACTGATTCCCCCTCATGGATTTATCCTCGGCACGACTCTTGAATGGATAAAGCTTCCTAAAAACGTCACGGCTTTCGTTGAAGGCCGAAGTTCCATCGGCAGGCTCGGGCTGTTCATTCAAAATGCCGGGTGGGTGGACCCCGGGTTTGAAGGGAATATTACACTTGAACTTTATAATGCTAACCAAGTGCCGATTGAATTGATTGCCGGGAGAAGAATTTGCCAAATCGTGCTGGCTGAATTGGACCAGGAAGGACCAGCCTATAATGGCAAGTATTTTGGCCAGAACCGGGCATTGGAAAGCAAGATACATTTGGATGAAGAACTTAAATGA
- a CDS encoding universal stress protein: MSLKYSNILVAVDGSKESELAFKKGAAAAARNNATLHLAHIIDNRSFGSIEAYDRTIADRTKKTSQELLTKYKEEAIAAGVENVNVIVEYGIPKIAIPKELAPKLNADVIICGATGLNAAERFIMGSVSERIVRTAKCDVLIVRREQADVLADE; encoded by the coding sequence ATGTCTTTAAAATATTCCAATATTCTAGTAGCAGTAGACGGTTCCAAAGAATCCGAATTGGCATTCAAGAAAGGTGCAGCTGCAGCTGCCCGCAACAACGCTACATTGCATCTGGCACATATTATCGACAACCGTTCATTTGGTTCCATTGAAGCCTACGACCGCACCATAGCTGACCGCACAAAAAAAACATCCCAAGAACTATTAACCAAGTATAAAGAAGAAGCAATAGCTGCTGGGGTAGAAAACGTAAACGTCATCGTTGAATACGGAATTCCCAAAATCGCCATTCCAAAAGAATTGGCACCCAAACTCAATGCCGATGTCATCATTTGCGGTGCGACTGGATTGAATGCCGCTGAACGATTTATAATGGGTAGCGTCTCCGAACGAATTGTCCGCACAGCAAAATGTGATGTGCTAATTGTTCGCAGAGAACAAGCAGATGTACTAGCAGACGAATAG
- a CDS encoding nucleoside recognition domain-containing protein, which translates to MRIVLVGLESSGKTTLLNRLSPKKYPSQGSNVRGATSRIGEVKEQHHHYIDTPGVRLGSELVTSKYTKKTAATADQLWLVVRGTHFLEELKALESLFSIKEVPTAIIVTFQDKMDESSKKALMGFKDARDFPLCLIDTRSYNPELVKQLNDSARQVTNEELIKIYRLPLKKVKTSKPLFHHPIWGPYFALTVLMSVYVLPIFLAYQFSSRAEAFVDLHVLAHLEKWSSALPEPFYTLTLGDYGLISLGIYSFVWAFPVVLLFSMTVAITEESGLKDLITDGLDSAMRRFGLTGQDLVPIISGFGCNVVAMEATRSCNVCSRKNCISVISFGSACSYQMGATLSVFGASGNIILVVPYTAALMMVSLIHVKIWNRSIAIPKLQKHQSFLQRPSLKTISYRTKPVISQFLFQAMPIFLIICLVASVMEMIGGMAVLSLFAAPFLALFGLPEQVAPAFIASIFRKDGILLLNQGSGSLLEQITTGQLFLAVFFCSTFTACLVTLMKIAKELSIKDALAIAGKQMATSSASVAVFAFILYVIL; encoded by the coding sequence ATGAGAATTGTATTAGTAGGACTGGAGTCTTCGGGAAAGACAACTTTGCTCAATCGTTTATCTCCCAAAAAATATCCTTCCCAAGGATCGAATGTCAGAGGAGCAACTTCAAGGATAGGGGAAGTAAAAGAGCAACACCATCATTACATCGATACACCGGGAGTTCGTCTGGGGAGTGAATTGGTCACAAGCAAGTATACGAAAAAAACGGCAGCCACAGCCGACCAGCTGTGGCTGGTCGTTCGGGGAACGCATTTTTTAGAAGAGTTAAAAGCGCTGGAAAGCCTATTCTCTATTAAAGAAGTTCCGACAGCGATTATTGTCACGTTTCAGGACAAAATGGATGAAAGTTCCAAAAAGGCATTAATGGGATTTAAGGATGCCAGGGACTTTCCGCTATGCCTCATCGATACTCGCTCATATAACCCCGAACTCGTAAAGCAACTGAACGACAGTGCCCGGCAGGTAACTAATGAGGAGTTAATAAAAATCTATCGATTGCCGCTAAAAAAGGTAAAAACGTCAAAGCCTCTATTCCATCATCCGATATGGGGGCCTTATTTTGCCCTTACTGTCTTGATGAGCGTATATGTGCTTCCTATTTTTCTGGCTTACCAATTTTCTAGTCGAGCCGAAGCTTTTGTGGACCTTCATGTGCTGGCTCATCTGGAGAAATGGAGTTCGGCATTGCCGGAACCGTTTTATACTCTGACATTAGGAGACTATGGGCTTATTTCACTCGGCATCTATTCTTTTGTATGGGCTTTTCCGGTCGTTTTGCTGTTTTCGATGACTGTAGCAATTACAGAGGAGAGTGGGTTAAAAGATCTGATTACGGATGGACTTGACTCCGCCATGCGAAGATTCGGATTGACAGGACAGGATCTCGTGCCGATTATTAGCGGCTTCGGGTGCAATGTGGTTGCGATGGAAGCGACTCGCAGCTGCAATGTCTGTTCGAGGAAAAACTGCATCTCCGTCATTTCATTTGGTTCAGCCTGCAGTTACCAAATGGGTGCAACCCTTTCAGTGTTCGGAGCTTCCGGCAATATAATATTGGTTGTGCCTTATACAGCAGCGTTGATGATGGTGTCCTTGATTCATGTGAAGATTTGGAACCGCTCAATTGCTATTCCAAAACTCCAAAAGCATCAGTCTTTTCTACAAAGACCTTCGCTCAAGACGATTTCCTATCGGACTAAACCGGTCATTAGCCAATTTCTGTTTCAAGCAATGCCGATTTTCCTAATTATTTGCCTGGTAGCTTCCGTCATGGAAATGATTGGAGGCATGGCGGTTTTAAGCCTGTTTGCGGCACCATTTCTGGCTTTGTTCGGCTTGCCTGAGCAAGTGGCCCCAGCTTTCATTGCAAGTATTTTTCGGAAAGACGGCATTTTGCTATTGAATCAAGGATCCGGGAGCCTGCTGGAACAAATCACAACTGGACAGTTATTTTTGGCGGTATTTTTCTGCAGCACATTTACTGCATGTCTTGTGACCTTGATGAAAATAGCGAAGGAATTATCAATAAAAGATGCCTTAGCCATCGCCGGCAAACAAATGGCGACGAGCAGTGCCAGTGTAGCCGTCTTTGCGTTTATTCTTTATGTCATTCTATAG
- a CDS encoding murein hydrolase activator EnvC family protein, which yields MKPLSKFMMIALSAVLALTTFLPNANADKLSDLEKKQQEVQQKQSELNSGIQQKTSEISQNQTTLEKIIAKIRELDNQIIETQTKIDVAQAEIDQTKVEIDELRKSIEELERKIAEREELLKERARAIQLSGGSVDYIDVLLGANSFVDFIDRFSAVNILIEADREIMREQAEDKKLLAEQQAEVETKLAEQEAKKAELVNLKNSLDAQKNEQAQLESDLKAEQERLAKEKSTLEMEHNETADISAALEKKIASEQARLAEIARKAEEARLAREAAARKAEAQRQAAASAPAPAADVTQASVSSSAGSSTFILPSTGRFTSGYGGRDIGAGAESHLGMDIANSPGTPIIAAASGMVSYAGNMGGYGNVVILTHSINGQTHATVYAHMNSINVSVGQSVSQGQQVGGMGNTGRSTGTHLHFEIHVGPWNGARSNAVNPAPYVR from the coding sequence TTGAAACCATTATCAAAATTTATGATGATCGCTCTATCAGCTGTATTGGCTTTAACGACGTTTTTACCTAATGCGAATGCTGACAAGTTAAGCGATTTAGAGAAAAAACAACAGGAGGTTCAACAGAAGCAAAGTGAATTGAACTCCGGGATTCAACAAAAAACGAGCGAAATCTCTCAAAACCAAACCACACTTGAAAAAATCATCGCAAAAATCCGCGAGCTGGACAATCAAATTATCGAAACACAAACTAAAATTGACGTTGCTCAAGCTGAAATCGATCAAACAAAAGTTGAAATCGATGAATTGAGAAAGTCCATTGAAGAATTGGAAAGAAAAATTGCAGAACGCGAAGAACTTTTAAAAGAACGAGCACGTGCAATTCAATTAAGTGGTGGATCAGTCGATTACATAGATGTACTTCTTGGTGCAAACAGCTTTGTCGATTTTATTGACCGCTTTTCAGCAGTCAACATCTTAATTGAAGCAGACCGTGAAATTATGCGTGAGCAAGCAGAAGACAAGAAACTTTTAGCGGAACAACAAGCGGAAGTTGAAACGAAGCTAGCTGAACAAGAAGCTAAAAAAGCCGAATTGGTCAACTTGAAAAATTCACTTGATGCACAAAAAAATGAACAAGCTCAACTCGAAAGCGACTTGAAAGCTGAACAAGAACGTTTAGCTAAAGAAAAATCAACACTTGAGATGGAGCACAATGAAACAGCAGACATCAGTGCAGCTCTTGAGAAGAAGATTGCCTCAGAACAAGCACGTCTTGCAGAAATCGCACGCAAAGCAGAAGAAGCACGTTTAGCCAGAGAAGCAGCGGCACGTAAAGCGGAAGCCCAGCGCCAAGCCGCAGCTTCGGCACCAGCTCCTGCAGCGGATGTTACACAAGCTTCTGTTTCTTCTAGTGCCGGCAGTTCAACATTCATCCTGCCTTCAACTGGGCGATTCACTTCTGGATACGGTGGCCGTGACATCGGTGCCGGAGCAGAATCGCACCTTGGAATGGACATTGCAAACTCACCTGGAACACCGATTATTGCTGCGGCGAGCGGTATGGTTTCCTATGCCGGCAACATGGGCGGATATGGAAATGTCGTTATTCTTACACATTCCATCAACGGACAGACACACGCGACTGTCTATGCACATATGAATTCAATTAATGTATCTGTGGGCCAATCAGTTTCACAAGGACAACAAGTCGGTGGAATGGGCAATACAGGCCGTTCAACCGGCACACATCTTCACTTTGAAATTCACGTAGGACCTTGGAATGGCGCGCGGTCAAACGCGGTCAATCCTGCTCCATACGTACGATAA
- the folE2 gene encoding GTP cyclohydrolase FolE2 → MKFPSKAERLVLFGSKPPGPRNKPVEKEEMKDLQNQSGKYLFPIQAVGVSNVKYPIGISSSLDPAKQQALATFSLTASLSSSMKGTNMSRFIEQLEETRVAGELTADFESLTELSRKLAWRLNQQEVCVRVEFPLLFARKGPSTHLEGLNHAQATMEVNKVESSTRKKAILTCAVTTLCPCSKEISEYSAHNQRGYITMEIELNERYTEGWDWKADLLEAAESNASALIHPVLKRPDEKMVTENAYENPRFVEDMVRLVAADLYEIDYIDRFRVECRNEESIHLHDAYAELTVSKNT, encoded by the coding sequence GTGAAATTCCCCAGCAAAGCTGAACGGCTGGTTTTATTTGGATCCAAACCACCTGGTCCCAGAAATAAACCAGTGGAAAAAGAAGAGATGAAAGATTTACAGAATCAATCCGGGAAATACTTATTTCCGATTCAGGCAGTTGGGGTCAGCAACGTTAAGTATCCAATCGGAATTTCTTCGAGCCTGGATCCTGCAAAGCAGCAGGCTTTGGCTACATTCAGCCTCACCGCGAGTCTGTCGAGCTCCATGAAAGGTACCAATATGAGCCGCTTCATCGAGCAACTGGAAGAAACAAGAGTTGCAGGTGAGCTGACAGCTGATTTTGAATCGCTGACGGAATTGAGCCGCAAACTTGCCTGGCGGTTGAATCAGCAGGAAGTTTGCGTACGAGTCGAGTTCCCTTTATTGTTTGCAAGAAAAGGCCCATCTACACATTTGGAAGGCCTAAATCATGCGCAAGCCACTATGGAAGTAAATAAGGTGGAATCCTCCACAAGAAAAAAAGCGATTCTCACCTGCGCTGTTACTACACTGTGCCCGTGTTCGAAGGAAATAAGCGAGTACAGTGCGCATAACCAGCGGGGCTATATCACGATGGAAATCGAGCTCAACGAACGCTATACAGAAGGGTGGGACTGGAAAGCGGATCTGCTTGAGGCGGCAGAATCGAATGCAAGCGCCCTTATCCATCCGGTGCTGAAGCGGCCGGATGAAAAGATGGTGACAGAAAATGCATACGAAAATCCAAGGTTTGTCGAGGATATGGTGCGATTGGTGGCGGCCGACCTTTATGAAATCGATTATATCGATCGTTTTCGTGTTGAGTGCCGGAACGAGGAATCCATCCATCTCCACGATGCCTATGCGGAATTGACGGTCAGCAAGAACACTTAA
- a CDS encoding MBL fold metallo-hydrolase, producing MKTSNNWHFQVGEFKLIALSDGAFPVSKEFFFSNTPQDIIEHIPEEFNAPLNFLLIDTGEKKILIDAGFGEEFFPTGGYLLRQLQQEGIRPEDIHTIIITHGHLDHIGGLSQNGKPVFSNAEHLITAEEWNYWSKHPETTESMTLAALKGQITFIHSNFHICRGISVKHTPGHTEGHLTVSIESQGTRLLVASDILNDPVTLSHPASHIAAELDPGKGMETRQAFLQEAHEQSAQVFACHYPFPGLGKVKKVEGQWTWVPLDN from the coding sequence ATGAAAACGAGTAACAACTGGCATTTCCAAGTTGGGGAATTTAAACTCATCGCTTTATCAGATGGGGCGTTTCCGGTATCCAAGGAATTCTTTTTTTCGAATACGCCTCAGGACATAATTGAACATATTCCTGAAGAGTTCAATGCTCCCCTAAACTTTTTGCTTATTGATACAGGAGAGAAAAAAATACTAATAGACGCAGGCTTTGGTGAGGAATTTTTTCCGACTGGGGGCTACTTGCTAAGGCAGCTTCAACAGGAAGGGATCCGGCCTGAAGATATTCACACAATCATCATTACTCACGGCCATTTAGATCATATCGGGGGGCTTTCCCAAAATGGAAAACCCGTCTTTTCCAATGCTGAACATCTGATTACAGCTGAAGAGTGGAATTACTGGTCAAAGCATCCGGAAACTACGGAATCAATGACCTTGGCTGCACTAAAAGGCCAGATCACCTTCATTCATTCTAATTTTCACATTTGTCGGGGCATCTCAGTTAAGCATACTCCAGGCCATACAGAAGGCCATCTGACGGTTTCTATTGAGTCGCAAGGCACACGCTTGTTGGTCGCTTCCGATATTCTCAACGACCCAGTCACTCTTTCACATCCTGCCTCTCATATTGCTGCCGAACTGGATCCTGGCAAGGGCATGGAGACACGCCAGGCTTTTTTGCAAGAAGCCCATGAGCAATCAGCACAAGTTTTTGCATGTCATTATCCGTTTCCAGGACTGGGTAAAGTGAAGAAAGTCGAAGGGCAATGGACATGGGTGCCCCTGGATAACTAA
- a CDS encoding IS701-like element ISPlan1 family transposase translates to MNRLSYQQEIDNGFADWNLGFYFSKPVLKHLAHFTDGILSIGFTGKLTEIHTASRNENHRTLLGHFLKQGVWNEQFLLGQTQQHILRKVAKDEPLFVLIDDTICKKTKPSSRAKSPIDACGFHYSHADGKSVWGHQGVEMMVKSAGRAFPFDFRLYTKETGESKIQLADDMIRQLPTLKQTAYVLFDTWYTASSLIKAARSKNLHVISALKSNRIIYPNGIRIQVKEFAASIQEVDTDLVTVGKATYRVYRYVGPLSDGTTGTVLLSWTPDQPMDPKLMRCFFSTDATLTSEQILRYYGERWSIETYFQTVKKQLGFAGYQIRNERAIRRYWTIVQFTYVFAMYLRDEVFQIAIRQLRRQKMGSLIEFVYEECQNGVALDHIKNELQPA, encoded by the coding sequence ATGAACAGATTATCATATCAACAGGAGATCGACAATGGATTCGCCGACTGGAACCTTGGTTTTTACTTCTCGAAACCGGTTCTGAAGCACCTGGCCCATTTTACCGATGGCATCTTAAGTATTGGATTCACCGGCAAGTTGACGGAAATCCACACCGCTAGCCGAAATGAGAATCACCGGACCCTTTTGGGGCATTTCTTGAAACAGGGCGTTTGGAATGAACAATTCCTCCTCGGACAGACCCAGCAGCACATTTTGCGAAAGGTAGCGAAAGACGAACCCCTTTTCGTCCTGATAGACGACACCATCTGTAAAAAGACAAAGCCTTCGTCACGGGCCAAGTCTCCAATAGATGCCTGCGGGTTTCATTATTCGCATGCAGACGGAAAAAGTGTTTGGGGCCACCAGGGGGTGGAGATGATGGTGAAGTCGGCTGGCCGGGCGTTTCCGTTTGACTTCCGGCTGTATACCAAAGAGACAGGGGAAAGCAAAATTCAATTGGCAGATGACATGATCCGTCAGCTTCCCACTTTGAAGCAGACTGCCTATGTGCTGTTTGATACTTGGTATACGGCCAGTTCCCTCATCAAAGCTGCCCGGTCAAAAAATCTCCATGTCATCAGCGCACTAAAAAGCAATCGGATCATCTATCCCAATGGGATCCGTATCCAGGTGAAGGAATTCGCCGCTTCCATTCAGGAGGTGGACACCGACTTGGTGACAGTCGGAAAAGCCACCTACCGGGTGTACCGCTACGTAGGCCCGCTGAGCGATGGGACGACAGGCACTGTCCTCTTGTCCTGGACCCCGGATCAGCCGATGGATCCCAAGCTGATGCGCTGTTTTTTCAGCACGGATGCAACATTAACCAGCGAACAGATTCTCCGTTATTATGGCGAACGGTGGAGCATCGAGACCTACTTTCAGACCGTCAAAAAACAGCTTGGGTTCGCGGGCTATCAAATCCGAAACGAACGGGCGATCCGCCGCTACTGGACAATCGTCCAGTTCACCTACGTCTTCGCGATGTATTTGCGGGACGAGGTTTTCCAGATTGCCATCCGGCAACTACGGCGCCAAAAGATGGGCAGTCTCATCGAGTTTGTCTATGAGGAATGCCAGAACGGAGTGGCGCTTGACCACATCAAAAATGAGCTACAGCCAGCGTAG
- a CDS encoding Crp/Fnr family transcriptional regulator produces the protein MKNKIESTNSLTGIEELLSIRHQVKELKKDHYLFHEGDAIEGIFIIRSGKIRIEKVTPNGRELTLKICGPDQLVGEVTIFSEAPKYMLDARAIEDTVCLHISINDLEEALLSNGRLAMAFMKWMGIDQQKTQTKFRDLLLHGKKGALYSTLIRLSNSYGVQTEKGILIDIVLTNQDLANFCGMTREVVNRLLRDLNKNGILSLYEGKILLHDREHLKTETNCENCPIYLCKID, from the coding sequence TTGAAAAATAAGATTGAAAGCACGAACTCATTGACAGGCATAGAAGAGTTGCTGTCCATCCGCCATCAAGTCAAAGAATTAAAAAAAGATCATTATTTATTTCATGAAGGAGATGCTATCGAGGGAATCTTCATTATTCGCTCCGGCAAAATTAGGATTGAGAAAGTGACACCGAACGGCCGTGAACTGACATTGAAGATTTGTGGTCCAGATCAATTGGTCGGCGAAGTGACTATTTTTTCTGAAGCGCCTAAATATATGCTGGATGCCCGTGCAATTGAAGATACGGTTTGCCTTCATATCTCCATAAATGATTTGGAAGAGGCATTACTGTCAAATGGACGTCTAGCCATGGCCTTTATGAAATGGATGGGCATCGATCAGCAGAAAACCCAGACGAAATTTCGAGACTTGCTGCTGCATGGCAAAAAAGGCGCGCTGTATTCGACGTTGATCAGACTTTCCAATAGCTATGGTGTCCAGACAGAAAAGGGCATATTGATTGATATAGTGTTGACGAATCAAGACTTAGCGAATTTCTGTGGAATGACAAGAGAGGTGGTCAATCGTTTGCTGAGAGATTTGAACAAAAACGGAATTTTGAGTTTGTATGAAGGGAAAATCCTGCTTCATGACAGAGAACATTTAAAGACAGAAACAAATTGTGAAAATTGTCCGATCTATTTATGCAAAATCGATTAG
- a CDS encoding CPCC family cysteine-rich protein, with translation MKRENCPFRGYPSLKQRSYDEICMLCDWEDETYSEHNPEKVSGRSNGDYSLKEARRNFKAHLTMLDSLYLVGQKI, from the coding sequence ATGAAGAGAGAAAACTGTCCCTTTCGTGGCTATCCATCCTTAAAACAAAGATCTTATGACGAAATCTGTATGCTTTGTGATTGGGAGGATGAGACTTATAGTGAGCACAATCCTGAGAAAGTTAGTGGAAGGTCAAATGGAGATTACTCCTTAAAAGAGGCCAGAAGAAATTTTAAAGCTCATTTAACCATGTTGGATAGTCTATACTTAGTTGGACAGAAAATATAA